The genome window ACTGAGTGTTGTCGAGTTCGAGTTCGAGCGTGACGGCGTCGGGGTTCTTTCTCGGCGCGGTGACGTTGAGGACGGCGAACGCCTCCTCCTCGAAGTCGTGGCCCTTCGCCTCGCCGTCGAGCATGTCGAACGTCGTGTAGGCGTTGATGCGGAGCAGTCGGTCTGGCATACTCGCCTTTGTATTTGGTCGACAATGGGCGTGACGGGTCGTCGTCGGAGAAGCGACGAACGTCCGACTCGTCGGGTGACTGTTCTCCGAAGGTAACGACGAAAATTAGCCAATAAGGGCGTTTTCACTTCGTCCCAATGCCGATATTCATCCGGGTGGTCAAAACTGCGGGGCCGCTCCCCTTGGAGCGTTCACGGAGTTTGGTGTCCAGATTTTTTTGAACCTCGGATATCTGCTCTTGCGAGAGGTCGGCGACCAACGAGGCGGCGATGGGATTACTGTTAATCACCATGTTCCAGAGATGCGTGGCGGACCGGAACTCCGTGTCCCACACGTCGGTGTCGATGCGGATGTCGTTCAGTCTGGCGTCGGCCAACTGCTCACGCAGACTCTCGGGATCTGCCACCTGGAATGGTAGGGGTGGGGGATCCATCGGGAGCCCATCGAAGTCGGGAACGGCCGCTTGCAGAGCCCCCACGAAGAAGGTGAGAAACTCCGCCTCGGTGGGCGGACCAAACGCTAGAATCAACACCCGACCATCTGGCTTTGTGACACGCACCATCTCGCGCAGCCCGCGCTGCATGTTCGGAAACAGTGAAACACCGTTCTGCGATGCGGAGACGTCGAAGGTATCGTCCTCGAGCTCGAGGGC of Haloprofundus halophilus contains these proteins:
- a CDS encoding DUF6360 family protein gives rise to the protein MPDRLLRINAYTTFDMLDGEAKGHDFEEEAFAVLNVTAPRKNPDAVTLELELDNTQLEHLPAHADRVTLTADEARTLAGELEKYAGRVEAASDGEDGESDD
- a CDS encoding class I SAM-dependent methyltransferase, whose product is MTAKDTRETEAAWDEIAAGFDEYATPFTISFAETVLQRVDLRPGMRFLDVAAGSGALSIPVARLGAEVVATDISPAMVELLVARAQNEGLSNVTAHVMDGHALELEDDTFDVSASQNGVSLFPNMQRGLREMVRVTKPDGRVLILAFGPPTEAEFLTFFVGALQAAVPDFDGLPMDPPPLPFQVADPESLREQLADARLNDIRIDTDVWDTEFRSATHLWNMVINSNPIAASLVADLSQEQISEVQKNLDTKLRERSKGSGPAVLTTRMNIGIGTK